From a region of the Calonectris borealis chromosome 2, bCalBor7.hap1.2, whole genome shotgun sequence genome:
- the NUP42 gene encoding nucleoporin NUP42 isoform X1 has protein sequence MAICQFFLQGRCRFGERCWNEHPRGGGGGRHGPSAPHHQGTSRGGGGGWGTANQRYTNVIQPSTFKSNTWGGSRDHGRGFFGSSDFGSSVGSSRSADFSQNRFSALMNSQNIADGYKDEEERLLECVVKDMEIWESSGQWIFSSYSPMKEKPNVSGFPDFSPEELHLEYYNCRANNNIQNYINSVQQLVEQWKNRLLQLKALNASTKAALLSELKNTVTQPLPAFGFGGQQTSSFGLSSFPVNSSSNSASSFSFKTSSSLVSASSGNTPAFGSSSAGSNPPAFGVTSSPSVSHSVGFGSPAAPSASSFSFKTSETTSGFGTSGFSGFGNSSAVNSSSTTPLTAFGAFNAAVAASPSHSSSTLFGQTASASGHNITSASSAVTNNTTSEKLFTPKSELSAEELKQFEAKKFTMGKIPLKPPPLELLNV, from the exons ATGGCCATCTGTCAGTTCTTCCTACAGGGCCGCTGCCGCTTCGGCGAGAGGTGCTGGAACGAGcatccccgcggcggcggcggcgggcgccacGGGCCCTCTGCACCCCACCACCAAG gtactagcagaggaggaggaggaggatggggtaCCGCTAACCAGAGATACACTAATGTTATCCAGCCATCTACCTTTAAGTCTAATACATGGGGTGGCAGCAGAGATCACGGAAGAGGATTTTTTGGCTCCTCTGATTTTGGATCATCAGTCggcagcagcagaagtgcagaCTTTTCACAGAACAGATTCTCTGCATTAATGAACAGCCAAAATATTGCTGATGGCTATAAAGATGAAGAGGAGAGACTTCT cgAATGTGTAGTGAAAGATATGGAAATTTGGGAATCTTCAGGACAATGGATATTTTCATCTTATTCACCgatgaaagaaaagccaaatgtCTCAG GCTTTCCAGATTTCTCGCCAGAAGAGTTGCATCTGGAGTATTACAACTGCAGAGCAAACAATAACATTCAGAACtat aTAAATTCTGTCCAACAGTTAGTAGAACAATGGAAAAATCGGCTGCTTCAGCTGAAAGCTTTAAATGCATCAACAAAAGCAGCTTTG CTATCTGAATTAAAGAACACGGTCACTCAACCATTGCCTGCCTTTGGATTTGGAGGACAGCAAACATCAAGCTTTGGGTTGTCAA GCTTTCCTGTGAACAGCAGCAGTAACAGTGCTAGCAGTTTCTCCTTTAAAACAAGTTCCAGTCTTGTCAGTGCATCATCTGGAAACACCCCTGCTTTTGGGAGCTCTTCTGCTGGTTCTAATCCTCCTGCATTTGGTGTGACGTCCTCTCCTAGCGTATCCCATTCTGTTGGTTTTGGCAGCCCGGCGGCTCCATCTGCATCCTCCTTCTCATTTAAAACTTCTGAAACAACTAGCGGTTTTGGAACTTCTGGGTTTTCAGGGTTTGGCAATTCTTCTGCTGTGAACTCTTCAAGCACCACTCCGCTTACAGCCTTTGGAGCTTTTAATGCAGCAGTAGCAGCTTCTCCCTCACATTCAAGCAGTACTTTATTTGGACAGACTGCCAGTGCCTCTGGACATAACATAACATCCGCATCTTCTGCGGTCACAAACAATACTACTTCAGAAAAGTTATTTACACCAAAGAGCGAATTATCAGCTGAAGAGTTGAAACAATTTGAAGCAAAGAAGTTTACGATGGGAAAGATTCCTCTTAAGCCACCACCATTAGAACTTTTAAATGTTTAG
- the NUP42 gene encoding nucleoporin NUP42 isoform X2, whose product MQMYGTSRGGGGGWGTANQRYTNVIQPSTFKSNTWGGSRDHGRGFFGSSDFGSSVGSSRSADFSQNRFSALMNSQNIADGYKDEEERLLECVVKDMEIWESSGQWIFSSYSPMKEKPNVSGFPDFSPEELHLEYYNCRANNNIQNYINSVQQLVEQWKNRLLQLKALNASTKAALLSELKNTVTQPLPAFGFGGQQTSSFGLSSFPVNSSSNSASSFSFKTSSSLVSASSGNTPAFGSSSAGSNPPAFGVTSSPSVSHSVGFGSPAAPSASSFSFKTSETTSGFGTSGFSGFGNSSAVNSSSTTPLTAFGAFNAAVAASPSHSSSTLFGQTASASGHNITSASSAVTNNTTSEKLFTPKSELSAEELKQFEAKKFTMGKIPLKPPPLELLNV is encoded by the exons ATGCAAATGTACG gtactagcagaggaggaggaggaggatggggtaCCGCTAACCAGAGATACACTAATGTTATCCAGCCATCTACCTTTAAGTCTAATACATGGGGTGGCAGCAGAGATCACGGAAGAGGATTTTTTGGCTCCTCTGATTTTGGATCATCAGTCggcagcagcagaagtgcagaCTTTTCACAGAACAGATTCTCTGCATTAATGAACAGCCAAAATATTGCTGATGGCTATAAAGATGAAGAGGAGAGACTTCT cgAATGTGTAGTGAAAGATATGGAAATTTGGGAATCTTCAGGACAATGGATATTTTCATCTTATTCACCgatgaaagaaaagccaaatgtCTCAG GCTTTCCAGATTTCTCGCCAGAAGAGTTGCATCTGGAGTATTACAACTGCAGAGCAAACAATAACATTCAGAACtat aTAAATTCTGTCCAACAGTTAGTAGAACAATGGAAAAATCGGCTGCTTCAGCTGAAAGCTTTAAATGCATCAACAAAAGCAGCTTTG CTATCTGAATTAAAGAACACGGTCACTCAACCATTGCCTGCCTTTGGATTTGGAGGACAGCAAACATCAAGCTTTGGGTTGTCAA GCTTTCCTGTGAACAGCAGCAGTAACAGTGCTAGCAGTTTCTCCTTTAAAACAAGTTCCAGTCTTGTCAGTGCATCATCTGGAAACACCCCTGCTTTTGGGAGCTCTTCTGCTGGTTCTAATCCTCCTGCATTTGGTGTGACGTCCTCTCCTAGCGTATCCCATTCTGTTGGTTTTGGCAGCCCGGCGGCTCCATCTGCATCCTCCTTCTCATTTAAAACTTCTGAAACAACTAGCGGTTTTGGAACTTCTGGGTTTTCAGGGTTTGGCAATTCTTCTGCTGTGAACTCTTCAAGCACCACTCCGCTTACAGCCTTTGGAGCTTTTAATGCAGCAGTAGCAGCTTCTCCCTCACATTCAAGCAGTACTTTATTTGGACAGACTGCCAGTGCCTCTGGACATAACATAACATCCGCATCTTCTGCGGTCACAAACAATACTACTTCAGAAAAGTTATTTACACCAAAGAGCGAATTATCAGCTGAAGAGTTGAAACAATTTGAAGCAAAGAAGTTTACGATGGGAAAGATTCCTCTTAAGCCACCACCATTAGAACTTTTAAATGTTTAG
- the NUP42 gene encoding nucleoporin NUP42 isoform X4, producing the protein MNSQNIADGYKDEEERLLECVVKDMEIWESSGQWIFSSYSPMKEKPNVSGFPDFSPEELHLEYYNCRANNNIQNYINSVQQLVEQWKNRLLQLKALNASTKAALLSELKNTVTQPLPAFGFGGQQTSSFGLSSFPVNSSSNSASSFSFKTSSSLVSASSGNTPAFGSSSAGSNPPAFGVTSSPSVSHSVGFGSPAAPSASSFSFKTSETTSGFGTSGFSGFGNSSAVNSSSTTPLTAFGAFNAAVAASPSHSSSTLFGQTASASGHNITSASSAVTNNTTSEKLFTPKSELSAEELKQFEAKKFTMGKIPLKPPPLELLNV; encoded by the exons ATGAACAGCCAAAATATTGCTGATGGCTATAAAGATGAAGAGGAGAGACTTCT cgAATGTGTAGTGAAAGATATGGAAATTTGGGAATCTTCAGGACAATGGATATTTTCATCTTATTCACCgatgaaagaaaagccaaatgtCTCAG GCTTTCCAGATTTCTCGCCAGAAGAGTTGCATCTGGAGTATTACAACTGCAGAGCAAACAATAACATTCAGAACtat aTAAATTCTGTCCAACAGTTAGTAGAACAATGGAAAAATCGGCTGCTTCAGCTGAAAGCTTTAAATGCATCAACAAAAGCAGCTTTG CTATCTGAATTAAAGAACACGGTCACTCAACCATTGCCTGCCTTTGGATTTGGAGGACAGCAAACATCAAGCTTTGGGTTGTCAA GCTTTCCTGTGAACAGCAGCAGTAACAGTGCTAGCAGTTTCTCCTTTAAAACAAGTTCCAGTCTTGTCAGTGCATCATCTGGAAACACCCCTGCTTTTGGGAGCTCTTCTGCTGGTTCTAATCCTCCTGCATTTGGTGTGACGTCCTCTCCTAGCGTATCCCATTCTGTTGGTTTTGGCAGCCCGGCGGCTCCATCTGCATCCTCCTTCTCATTTAAAACTTCTGAAACAACTAGCGGTTTTGGAACTTCTGGGTTTTCAGGGTTTGGCAATTCTTCTGCTGTGAACTCTTCAAGCACCACTCCGCTTACAGCCTTTGGAGCTTTTAATGCAGCAGTAGCAGCTTCTCCCTCACATTCAAGCAGTACTTTATTTGGACAGACTGCCAGTGCCTCTGGACATAACATAACATCCGCATCTTCTGCGGTCACAAACAATACTACTTCAGAAAAGTTATTTACACCAAAGAGCGAATTATCAGCTGAAGAGTTGAAACAATTTGAAGCAAAGAAGTTTACGATGGGAAAGATTCCTCTTAAGCCACCACCATTAGAACTTTTAAATGTTTAG
- the NUP42 gene encoding nucleoporin NUP42 isoform X3 codes for MGSRRGSSLWRRFRPAARRPPLTSGRRRLAERGAAMAICQFFLQGRCRFGERCWNEHPRGGGGGRHGPSAPHHQGTSRGGGGGWGTANQRYTNVIQPSTFKSNTWGGSRDHGRGFFGSSDFGSSVGSSRSADFSQNRFSALMNSQNIADGYKDEEERLLECVVKDMEIWESSGQWIFSSYSPMKEKPNVSGFPDFSPEELHLEYYNCRANNNIQNYINSVQQLVEQWKNRLLQLKALNASTKAALAFL; via the exons ATGGGCTCTCGCCGGGGCTCCTCCCTGTGGCGGCGGTTCCGCCCCGCTGCGCGGCGCCCGCCTCTGACGTCAGGGCGGCGGCGGTTGGCGGAGCGCGGGGCCGCCATGGCCATCTGTCAGTTCTTCCTACAGGGCCGCTGCCGCTTCGGCGAGAGGTGCTGGAACGAGcatccccgcggcggcggcggcgggcgccacGGGCCCTCTGCACCCCACCACCAAG gtactagcagaggaggaggaggaggatggggtaCCGCTAACCAGAGATACACTAATGTTATCCAGCCATCTACCTTTAAGTCTAATACATGGGGTGGCAGCAGAGATCACGGAAGAGGATTTTTTGGCTCCTCTGATTTTGGATCATCAGTCggcagcagcagaagtgcagaCTTTTCACAGAACAGATTCTCTGCATTAATGAACAGCCAAAATATTGCTGATGGCTATAAAGATGAAGAGGAGAGACTTCT cgAATGTGTAGTGAAAGATATGGAAATTTGGGAATCTTCAGGACAATGGATATTTTCATCTTATTCACCgatgaaagaaaagccaaatgtCTCAG GCTTTCCAGATTTCTCGCCAGAAGAGTTGCATCTGGAGTATTACAACTGCAGAGCAAACAATAACATTCAGAACtat aTAAATTCTGTCCAACAGTTAGTAGAACAATGGAAAAATCGGCTGCTTCAGCTGAAAGCTTTAAATGCATCAACAAAAGCAGCTTTG GCTTTCCTGTGA